A single Ghiorsea bivora DNA region contains:
- a CDS encoding general secretion pathway protein GspB, giving the protein MSYILDALNKAEKDRQQQTPTSIPTVSAQNNIPPQGKGKYGLYFIMIGLGFLMLWIFLNQKETPPQQVITPQENHVTAPKTEPTTQIKAVKSQPTQYIKKDPNPVQKKIKTIPNIMALDTTLRNQLPPITISAHVYSEETSKRMVIINNQVRHEQEYIAEQLQLTHITPHGIELQYQGTSFTMKVKDQWPPY; this is encoded by the coding sequence ATGTCGTATATTTTAGATGCGCTCAATAAAGCAGAAAAAGACAGGCAACAACAAACCCCAACGTCTATACCCACTGTTTCAGCGCAAAATAACATTCCGCCCCAAGGAAAAGGAAAATATGGGCTTTATTTTATCATGATTGGTTTGGGGTTTCTTATGCTTTGGATATTTCTCAATCAAAAAGAAACACCACCTCAGCAAGTCATCACCCCTCAAGAAAACCATGTCACAGCCCCTAAAACTGAACCCACCACTCAAATCAAAGCGGTCAAATCTCAACCCACACAGTACATTAAAAAAGACCCTAACCCTGTTCAAAAAAAGATTAAGACTATTCCCAATATTATGGCATTGGATACAACGCTACGAAACCAGCTTCCTCCCATCACTATTTCTGCCCATGTTTATAGCGAAGAAACCAGTAAACGTATGGTGATTATCAATAACCAAGTCAGACATGAACAGGAGTATATTGCTGAACAATTACAACTCACCCACATCACACCACATGGTATTGAGCTTCAATATCAGGGCACTTCTTTTACCATGAAAGTAAAAGACCAATGGCCACCGTATTAG